The proteins below are encoded in one region of Alistipes communis:
- a CDS encoding helix-turn-helix domain-containing protein, translating into METSAHIKYLLANEQDNRWGVVVTTTGYQIIEPQTSYPPSNHPVRYLFSVEKGRLLNEYQLIYISRGDGQFVSASHKETSFEGGGKFILLFPGEWHSYRPSPKTGWHEYWIGFTGPDIDRKVGAKFLDPHRPLFNVGYHEDIINLYKLALRTAQEQGSGFQQILAGIVNLLLGFAYAEHMQTALEDMQVAAQLNEAKIIMQDNFNRNLSCQEVAARICMSYSRFRRLFRQYVGFAPAQYLLELKINKSKELLTNSALTCQEIAFESGFEYPSHFNIAFKKKTGITPNQYRDLTQGRLQEIPDSIHL; encoded by the coding sequence ATGGAAACCTCCGCTCACATCAAGTATCTGCTCGCCAACGAGCAGGACAACCGCTGGGGCGTCGTCGTCACGACAACCGGCTATCAGATCATCGAACCGCAAACCTCCTACCCGCCGTCAAACCATCCTGTCCGCTACCTCTTTTCGGTCGAAAAGGGACGGCTGCTCAACGAGTACCAGCTGATCTACATCTCGCGCGGCGACGGGCAGTTCGTGTCGGCTTCGCACAAGGAGACCTCCTTCGAGGGCGGCGGCAAGTTCATCCTGCTCTTCCCCGGCGAGTGGCACAGCTACCGCCCCTCGCCCAAGACCGGCTGGCACGAGTACTGGATCGGATTCACCGGCCCCGACATCGACCGCAAGGTCGGCGCGAAGTTCCTCGACCCGCACCGGCCGCTTTTCAACGTCGGTTATCACGAGGATATCATCAATCTCTACAAACTGGCGTTGCGCACGGCGCAGGAGCAGGGCAGCGGCTTCCAGCAGATTCTGGCCGGCATCGTCAACCTGCTGCTGGGATTCGCCTACGCCGAGCACATGCAGACCGCACTCGAAGACATGCAGGTCGCCGCACAGCTCAACGAGGCGAAGATCATCATGCAGGACAACTTCAACCGCAACCTCTCCTGCCAGGAGGTCGCCGCGCGCATCTGCATGAGCTACTCGCGGTTCCGCCGGCTCTTCCGGCAGTACGTCGGGTTCGCCCCGGCGCAATATCTGCTGGAACTGAAAATCAACAAGAGCAAGGAACTGCTGACCAATTCGGCGCTCACCTGCCAGGAGATCGCCTTCGAGAGCGGATTCGAATACCCCTCGCATTTCAACATCGCCTTCAAGAAGAAGACGGGCATCACCCCCAACCAGTACCGCGACCTGACGCAGGGCCGGTTGCAGGAGATTCCCGATTCGATCCATTTGTAA